A window from Primulina huaijiensis isolate GDHJ02 chromosome 13, ASM1229523v2, whole genome shotgun sequence encodes these proteins:
- the LOC140991475 gene encoding uncharacterized protein: protein MVQKRTFGEGEPIEVSSKQARHLEPNKQLITTLEFPSESAVPSPHVSGQGDNCSAKMKPEYSEKFHVTGADPLFFITKDVASTASSSLPYSSWVTSSVREEDRRLESPFHLLSSPDYHNTERPPRTNMHHAEIYSFLLDHPPRKVVPVGPDFQANVQEWVGHGNQTTLKCFKYPQEESNLISQSPESVPFKPFDFEKELAGCRVVPMPESKLPAESNEVGVGRIDCSCEDMGSIRCVQQHILEAREKLKKTLGLEAFTVLGFCDMGELVAEKWSEDEEQLFHEVVFSNPASVGKNFWDHLSVVFPSRARKEIVSYYFNVFILRKRAEQNRIDPMNIDSDDDQWQGTDDSSDDEVEVDEDDGFEVESPLDADRHESFDKVAHPSGEDVCQASAVYPGNIHAMCQISGGDHSHETRSPGVKNESRTSGDAIVALGEGAEKSDDHRQWTGTNGASGHDFMLEACNARDWEGGYMAHTRNEVDLLPTCSMIEEVFGTGSWNCKARDGQGLS, encoded by the exons ATGGTACAGAAACGCACTTTTGGCGAAGGGGAGCCAATTGAAGTTTCATCTAAACAAGCTAGGCATCTTGAACCAAATAAGCAACTCATTACTACTTTGGAATTTCCTTCGGAGTCTGCAGTTCCGAGCCCTCATGTTTCAG GTCAAGGTGATAACTGTTCAGCTAAAATGAAGCCTGAATATAGCGAGAAGTTCCATGTTACTGGTGCAGATCCTCTATTTTTCATCACGAAAGATGTTGCATCCACGGCCTCTAGTTCTCTTCCTTACAGTTCCTGGGTCACCAGCAGTGTCCGTGAAGAGGATAGAAGGTTGGAGTCACCATTTCACTTGTTGTCATCCCCTGATTATCATAATACTGAACGCCCACCAAGAACCAATATGCACCATGCGGAGATTTATTCGTTTCTTTTGGATCATCCTCCTCGGAAAGTTGTTCCTGTGGGACCAGATTTCCAGGCTAACGTACAGGAATGGGTTGGGCATGGAAATCAGACTACCCTTAAATGCTTTAAGTATCCACAGGAAGAATCTAATCTGATTTCTCAATCCCCAGAATCTGTTCCTTTcaaaccttttgattttgaGAAGGAATTAGCTGGATGCCGTGTCGTTCCAATGCCAGAATCAAAATTGCCCGCAGAGAGTAATGAGGTTGGGGTTGGTAGAATAGATTGTTCATGTGAAGACATGGGCTCGATCAGATGTGTCCAACAACACATTCTAGAAGCCAGAGAGAAACTTAAGAAAACACTTGGGCTTGAAGCTTTTACTGTGCTAGGTTTCTGTGATATGGGAGAGTTAGTTGCGGAGAAATGGAGTGAAGACGAAGAGCAATTATTTCATGAGGTAGTATTTTCCAATCCAGCATCAGTAGGGAAGAACTTCTGGGACCATCTATCAGTTGTATTTCCCTCCAGGGCAAGGAAGGAAAttgtcagttattattttaATGTCTTTATACTTCGAAAACGCGCTGAGCAAAACAGGATTGATCCAATGAACATTGATAGCGATGATGATCAATGGCAGGGGACTGACGATTCTAGCGATGATGAGGTTGAAGTTGATGAAGATGATGGTTTTGAGGTTGAATCGCCTTTAGATGCCGATAGACATGAAAGCTTTGATAAAGTCGCACATCCATCTGGTGAGGATGTTTGCCAGGCATCTGCTGTATATCCTGGTAATATACATGCCATGTGCCAGATTTCAGGTGGCGACCATTCTCATGAAACTCGCAGTCCTGGTGTTAAAAATGAATCTCGTACATCTGGTGATGCTATTGTTGCTCTTGGCGAGGGTGCAGAGAAAAGTGATGATCATAGACAATGGACTGGCACTAATGGGGCCAGTGGACATGACTTCATGTTGGAGGCTTGTAATGCTCGAGATTGGGAAGGCGGGTACATGGCTCACACAAGAAATGAAGTGGATCTCTTGCCCACATGCAGTATGATTGAAGAAGTGTTTGGTACTGGATCTTGGAACTGTAAGGCCCGGGATGGACAGGGCTTGAGCTAG
- the LOC140956344 gene encoding uncharacterized protein → MTLDAQRIVPSWDIFKLKFKESYCPPSFYSSKASKFHSLKQGDMSVAEYADSFYAMLRYAPHVAASQVAVVESFIEGLNDHLHPFVSTDKPLNYLEAVEIAKRAEASLKRSGNRVPTQHHQSGRQQFSSSGSASLRPCGKQFKKSGSSSSSSGNRGGYRYSGPYCDHCGGKHFSNQCVGVQGVCNNCGRPSHFARACPSKTGKSAQAGSGAQSNRIPAASQSSHQSIRPSHQRRGQGGQQNQSSVHVFALTEMRLRQLQISRVVLQHQAEVPPVELGIEVGLLGSVQWNLPVSLYVCLEFVSVLYCILFAEEMPRVSVVVFGCFVIL, encoded by the exons ATGACTTTAGATGCTCAGAGGATTGTTCCATCATGGGATATATTCAAGCTGAAGTTTAAGGAGAGTTATTGTCCTCCATCATTCTACAGTTCTAAGGCTTCTAAGTTTCATAGCCTGAAACAAGGCGATATGTCAGTTGCGGAGTATGCAGATTCTTTTTATGCTATGCTGAGATATGCTCCTCATGTTGCTGCAAGTCAGGTTGCAGTTGTTGAaagttttattgaaggattgaACGATCATCTGCACCCTTTTGTTTCTACCGATAAGCCACTGAATTATCTTGAAGCAGTGGAAATAGCAAAAAGGGCTGAAGCTAGTCTTAAGAGGAGTGGCAATCGAGTTCCTACCCAACATCATCAGTCGGGGAGGCAACAATTCAGTTCATCTGGTTCTGCATCTCTTCGTCCATGTGGGAAGCAATTTAAGAAGTCTGGTTCAAGTTCTTCGAGTTCAGGGAACCGTGGGGGATATCGTTATAGTGGACCTTATTGTGATCACTGTGGGGGCAAGCATTTCAGTAATCAGTGTGTTGGAGTTCAAGGGGTTTGTAATAATTGTGGTCGGCCGAGTCATTTTGCTAGAGCCTGTCCTAGTAAGACGGGGAAATCAGCCCAGGCAGGTAGTGGAGCTCAAAGTAATAGAATTCCAGCAGCGTCCCAGTCTTCCCATCAGTCTATTCGCCCTTCGCATCAGAGAAGAGGGCAAGGTGGTCAACAGAATCAGTCATCTGTTCATGTATTTGCCTTGACTGAAATGAGGCTCAGGCAGCTCCAG atctcccgagtcgttttgcagcatcaggccgaggttccgccagtggagctcgggattgaggttggattgcttggttctgttcaGTGGAAtctcccagttagtctatatgtatgtcttgagtttgtttcagtcttgtattgtattttatttgccgaggagatgccccgtgtatctgtagtggtatttggttgttttgtgattttatgA
- the LOC140991894 gene encoding serine/threonine-protein phosphatase 7 long form homolog, translating into MDALIPPRLSDKCLWRLLNVGIHLRVCLCLARMGFYGVIHCDSIKYYDNHLLTAIVEKWRRETHTFHLTVGKTTITLQEVAFIWGLNIDDMPITGVDTAYNKNTLQQCCATWLGFTPTSSQIKGALLYLTALLDHCLNNMINDQSTEEDVAQYSRCVALMIIGGCMFPDSEGAVVKLMYLQFLDDIEIVNTFRGGSAVLAYLYRELCDTSMRLKVDLSGPVQILHIWVWSRITLLCPDRAQQLSMSAEQAGDVLQGLPFPPYGARWRRGFSRTHTAHHSVRIMRDMLDRMVEGRFLWTIYDMESLEVSRILDGNRIHLCRSACTLINFHIVEMHRPERYLRQFGMRQGIPPLATNFDNFHKLTRQGRNNFDWATYHKDFVEMWNDRYNFVIGGDYVIPGTPAITVDYVGWYHHISQIVLSPPVVPSNIMGYHLVDANYRQFITRPAHVQYPPMWTGNEFEPGPSSSNMTYTTPPVVSSFPSYDAGYYTPFAGSFTQFLQSDFRPSMSENRPIFNTSPIQFEQYSDTERYEVGGNIADTSTSAAQTSTHGDDEQMLGRGRRVIRRPPCGTGGHI; encoded by the exons ATGGATGCACTAATTCCGCCACGCCTGTCTGACAAATGTCTTTGGAGATTGCTTAATGTTGGGATTCACCTCCGTGTCTGCCTATGTCTTGCACGCATGGGCTTCTATGGTGTCATTCACTGTGATTCaattaaatattatgataatcATTTGCTTACAGCCATTGTTGAGAAATGGCGTCGTGAGACACACACATTTCACCTTACAGTGGGCAAGACAACAATCACCCTACAGGAAGTTGCCTTTATTTGggggttgaatattgatgacATGCCTATAACTGGTGTAGATACCGCGTACAACAAAAATACTTTACAACAATGCTGCGCTACTTGGTTGGGTTTTACGCCTACATCTTCGCAGATTAAAGGTGCACTTCTTTATCTCACCGCTTTGCTGGACCATTGCctaaataatatgattaatgATCAAAGCACTGAAGAGGACGTAGCACAATATTCCCGTTGTGTTGCATTAATGATCATTGGTGGATGTATGTTTCCGGACTCGGAAGGTGCTGTTGTGAAACTTATGTATTTGCAGTTTCTTGATGACATAGAAATAGTGAATACGTTTAGAGGGGGTTCTGCTGTGTTGGCATATCTTTATAGAGAGTTGTGCGACACATCAATGAGATTAAAGGTTGATTTGAGTGGCCCTGTTCAGATATTGCAT ATTTGGGTGTGGTCTAGAATTACTCTTCTTTGTCCTGATAGAGCGCAACAACTATCTATGTCAGCAGAGCAGGCTGGAGATGTGCTTCAGGGTCTACCATTCCCACCATACGGCGCACG GTGGCGACGCGGATTCTCTAGGACACACACGGCCCATCATTCGGTCCGTATAATGAGAGATATGCTTGACAGGATGGTAGAAGGGCGG TTTTTATGGACAATTTATGATATGGAATCCCTGGAGGTTAGCAGAATTCTTGATGGAAATAGAATTCATCTATGTCGGTCGGCATGCACATTGATCAATTTTCATATAGTTGAGATGCATAGACCAGAGCGGTATCTCCGACAGTTTGGAATGCGTCAGGGTATTCCGCCACTTGCTACTAACTTCGACAATTTCCATAAACTGACGCGACAAGGCCGGAACAACTTTGATTGGGCGACATATCACAAAGATTTTGTAGAAATGTGGAATGACAGATATAATTTTGTGATTGGTGGGGATTATGTCATACCTGGTACACCCGCCATCACAGTGGACTATGTTGGTTGGTATCATCACATTTCACAAATAGTGCTCTCGCCGCCAGTGGTACCTTCAAACATCATGGGCTATCATCTTGTTGATGCAAACTACCGACAATTTATC ACACGCCCAGCTCATGTGCAATATCCACCGATGTGGACAGGAAATGAGTTTGAACCCGGACCATCATCTTCAAATATGACATACACTACTCCGCCAGTGGTTTCAAGCTTTCCATCGTATGACGCTGGTTACTACACTCCATTTGCTGGTAGTTTTACACAATTTTTACAAAGTGACTTTCGACCGAGTATGAGTGAGAATCGCCCTATATTTAACACGTCGCCCATACAATTTGAACAATATTCTGATACAGAAAGGTATGAGGTTGGTGGGAACATTGCCGATACCAGTACATCTGCAGCCCAAACAAGTACGCATGGAGATGATGAACAGATGCTAGGTCGTGGACGTAGAGTAATCAGAAGACCACCGTGTGGCACTGGAGGACATATATAA
- the LOC140990868 gene encoding plant intracellular Ras-group-related LRR protein 7-like produces MGCCSSKNADSRASRAARWRSTGIVALRDSKLKTFPDDVLNLERSVRTLDLTNNRLVDVPTEISKLINLQRLILADNLIERLPMNLGKLQSLKVMTLDGNKVTTLPDELGQLVKLERLSISGNLLIQLPETIGSLRNLVLLNVSNNEIKFLPESIGSCYSLEEFQANENSIEELPASICNLVNLKSLCLDNNDLKQIPPNLLKDCKSLQNISLHGNPISMDHFQQMEGFPEFESRRKRKFDKQIDSNVMISSKGLDEGVDL; encoded by the exons ATGGGTTGTTGCAGCAGTAAGAACGCCGATTCCAGAGCCAGTCGCGCCGCTCGATGGCGGTCCACGGGGATCGTAGCCTTGCGTGATTCTAAATTGAAG ACATTTCCGGATGACGTTCTCAATTTGGAAAGATCAGTGCGCACACTTGATTTAACGAATAACAGATTGG TTGATGTTCCGACGGAGATAAGCAAATTGATTAATTTGCAGCGTTTG ATTTTAGCTGATAATCTTATTGAGCGCCTTCCAATGAACTTAGGAAAGCTTCAGTCGTTAAAGGTTATGACACTCGATGGAAATAAAGTGACCACATTGCCTGATGAAT TGGGCCAGTTGGTAAAACTGGAGAGGCTATCAATATCGGGAAATTTGTTGATTCAGTTGCCTGAAACTATAGGGAGCTTGCGCAAT TTGGTGCTGTTAAATGTATCAAACAACGAAATAAAGTTTCTTCCGGAGTCAATTGGTAGCTGTTACTCGCTGGAGGAGTTTCAAGCTAATG AAAATTCTATTGAAGAGCTTCCGGCTTCAATTTGCAATCTCGTTAATCTAAAGTCTCTCTGTTTGGATAATAATGACCTGAAACAG ATACCTCCAAACTTGTTGAAAGATTGCAAAAGTCTGCAGAATATATCCCTCCATGGAAACCCAATATCTATGGATCATTTTCAACAG atGGAAGGGTTCCCAGAATTCGAGTCGCGGAGAAAAAGAAAGTTCGACAAACAGATTGATTCTAATGTGATGATCAGCTCCAAAGGCCTTGACGAGGGCGTTGACCTGTAA